The Anopheles merus strain MAF chromosome 2L, AmerM5.1, whole genome shotgun sequence genome has a segment encoding these proteins:
- the LOC121594237 gene encoding alpha-tocopherol transfer protein-like: MPSDELVVLPVPNLDKAPARYDNEIDELDAHCQQLARDFLRENATIRDQSLTQLRDWIAKHPNIKRCRTDARFLLRFLRTKKYSFINASHMLERYLACRVVHPHWFKRLDIEDREMCGLVEAGFLYPLLEKDARGRTVIFGDAGTLDPKVYTVGHGSRMHMLVGETLYDDASVQCAGFVLVYDLSGITMGMLGLVTLSDIRDLATYLNNAVPMRIQELHFVNTPSLALKIANYTLALMNEKLRNRIMCHRSWEDLHKKVDKRLIPQEYGGKIPKEDHIAAFKQRCRIYRPQLLALDEMDYEVGRDMDSCKKSHVAEIETGTVGSFRKLQLD; this comes from the exons ATGCCCAGTGACGAGCTAGTGGTGCTTCCGGTCCCGAACCTGGACAAAGCGCCCGCCCGCTACGATAACGAGATCGACGAGCTGGACGCACACTGTCAGCAATTAGCGCGGGACTTTCTGCGCGAAAATGCGACGATTCGTGACCAGAGCCTGACCCAGCTGCGTGACTGGATCGCGAAGCATCCCAACATCAAGCGCTGCCGCACGGACGCACGCTTTCTGTTGCGCTTCCTGCGCACGAAGAAGTACTCGTTCATCAACGCGTCGCACATGCTGGAGCGCTACCTGGCCTGCCGGGTGGTGCATCCGCACTGGTTCAAGCGGCTAGACATTGAGGATCGCGAGATGTGTGGGCTGGTGGAGGCGGGCTTTCTCTATCCGCTGCTGGAGAAGGATGCACGTGGCCGGACGGTGATTTTCGGCGATGCGGGCACGCTCGATCCGAAGGTGTACACGGTTGGGCATGGCAGCCGGATGCATATGCTGGTGGGCGAAACGCTGTACGATGATGCGTCGGTGCAGTGCGCTGGGTTTGTGCTGGTGTACGATCTGTCCGGCATTACGATGGGCATGCTGGGGCTGGTGACGCTCAGCGATATACGCGATCTGGCGACGTACCTGAACAATGCGGTGCCGATGCGCATCCAGGAGCTACACTTTGTCAACACGCCGAGTTTGGCGCTGAAGATCGCGAACTACACGCTGGCGCTGATGAACGAGAAGCTTCGCAATCGTATCATG TGTCATCGCAGCTGGGAAGATCTGCACAAAAAGGTGGACAAGCGGCTCATCCCCCAGGAGTACGGTGGAAAGATCCCGAAGGAGGATCACATTGCCGCGTTCAAGCAGCGCTGTCGCATCTACCGGCCCCAGTTGCTAGCCCTGGACGAGATGGACTACGAGGTTGGGCGCGATATGGACAGCTGCAAGAAGTCGCATGTGGCAGAAATTGAAACCGGAACGGTGGGCAGCTTCCGCAAGCTGCAGCTCGACTAG